The Mycolicibacterium smegmatis genome has a window encoding:
- a CDS encoding SDR family NAD(P)-dependent oxidoreductase → MQVAIITGASSGIGFGCATKLAEAGMAVLGVGRDKERLAELAQTIDAPDRVATLALDLTDDDAPQRIVDAAVTRWGKVDFLINNAGVGSPKPLHETDDESLDYFLGLMLRAPFRLARDVIPHMGPGSAIINVTSTFAVVGGLRGGAYSAAKGGLTALTTHIACQYGAQGIRCNAVAPGVTLTPMVATRLEDDRFRKINTEMTPHQRLGRVEDVASTVAFLCSEGGSFINGQTIVVDGGWSSTKYLSDHALNSDWVPR, encoded by the coding sequence ATGCAGGTAGCCATCATCACGGGAGCCAGCAGCGGTATCGGGTTCGGTTGTGCCACAAAGCTCGCCGAAGCCGGTATGGCCGTGCTCGGGGTCGGCCGCGACAAGGAGCGTCTGGCCGAACTCGCGCAGACGATCGACGCGCCGGACCGGGTGGCCACCCTGGCGCTCGACCTCACCGATGACGACGCCCCGCAACGCATCGTCGACGCCGCCGTCACGCGATGGGGCAAGGTCGACTTCCTGATCAACAACGCCGGTGTCGGCAGCCCCAAACCCCTGCACGAGACCGACGACGAATCCCTCGACTATTTCCTGGGTCTCATGCTGCGCGCGCCGTTCCGCCTGGCGCGCGACGTGATCCCGCACATGGGGCCGGGTTCGGCGATCATCAACGTGACGTCGACGTTCGCGGTGGTCGGCGGTCTGCGCGGCGGCGCTTACTCGGCCGCCAAGGGCGGACTCACCGCGCTCACCACCCACATCGCATGCCAGTACGGTGCACAGGGAATCCGCTGCAACGCCGTCGCACCCGGCGTCACCCTCACCCCGATGGTCGCGACGCGACTGGAAGACGACCGGTTCCGAAAGATCAACACCGAGATGACCCCGCACCAGCGCCTCGGCCGCGTCGAGGACGTCGCGAGCACCGTGGCGTTCCTGTGTTCTGAGGGCGGCAGCTTCATCAACGGGCAGACCATCGTCGTCGACGGCGGGTGGAGTTCGACGAAGTACCTGTCCGACCACGCACTGAACTCGGATTGGGTTCCGCGGTGA
- a CDS encoding amylo-alpha-1,6-glucosidase, whose amino-acid sequence MTVTPTILNGGEPASIGFGGGTVTLVEGATFCLSDRHGDVLAGRSHGLFFRDARVLSRWQLHVDGGEPESLTVQTPEAFAAQFIMRRTPRAGVADSTLLLVRDRLIADGLRETISLYNLADEPTVVSLELLVDADFADLFAVKEGRAPIGGAEISLVDNELVLNDRSNRVRGVKITASGSPVVTPGVFRWRVVVPPRGTWQAEVVAEPTWANQSVKTRFRTGEELEASAPARKIEAWRGTTTTVETDLRALAATLQRSESDLGALLIRDETDERPYVAAGAPWFMTLFGRDSLLTAWMSLPLDVGLSVGTLQRLADSQGRRVDPLTEEQPGRIMHEIRRGPASTDVLGGSVYYGSADSTPLFVMLLAECWRWGADEGAVRALLPAADAALSWAARYGDRDDDGFIEYKRATDRGLLNQGWKDSFDAITDAAGHRADAPIALCEVQAYQYAALRARAELADAFGEPATAKRMRDRAATLKKRFAEKFWLPDRGYYALALDGDKRPVDSLTSNVGHCLWAGIATDEHAARIVEKLGTSEMDSGFGLRTLAADMGAYNPMSYHNGSVWPHDTAIAVAGLLRYRHVPGAVELAERLALGLLDAADAFGGRLPELFCGFHRSQFASPVPYPTSCSPQAWASAAPLLLVRAFLGLEPDVPHRKLTVRPHLPAAWGRVALTDLRLGSATVAVEAEGTVAKVTGLPGDWQLSTAES is encoded by the coding sequence ATGACCGTGACGCCGACCATTCTCAATGGTGGCGAGCCCGCCAGCATCGGATTCGGCGGTGGCACAGTGACACTCGTGGAAGGTGCCACCTTCTGCCTGTCCGACCGCCACGGCGACGTGCTGGCGGGCCGGTCGCACGGCCTGTTCTTCCGCGATGCGCGCGTGCTGTCGCGGTGGCAGTTGCACGTCGACGGCGGTGAACCCGAGTCGCTGACCGTGCAGACCCCGGAAGCCTTTGCCGCGCAGTTCATCATGCGCCGCACACCGCGTGCCGGGGTTGCCGACAGCACACTGCTGCTGGTGCGTGACCGCCTGATCGCCGACGGGTTGCGCGAGACCATATCGCTGTACAACCTGGCCGACGAGCCCACCGTGGTGTCTCTAGAGCTGCTCGTCGACGCCGATTTCGCGGACCTGTTCGCCGTCAAGGAGGGCCGCGCGCCCATCGGGGGCGCCGAGATATCGCTCGTCGACAACGAGCTGGTGCTCAACGACCGGTCGAATCGCGTTCGCGGCGTGAAGATCACGGCGTCCGGTTCGCCGGTGGTCACGCCGGGGGTGTTCCGGTGGCGCGTCGTGGTGCCGCCGCGCGGCACGTGGCAGGCCGAGGTGGTCGCGGAGCCGACATGGGCCAACCAGAGCGTGAAGACCCGGTTCCGCACGGGTGAGGAACTGGAGGCCAGCGCACCGGCCCGCAAGATCGAGGCCTGGCGGGGCACCACCACCACGGTCGAGACCGATCTGCGGGCGCTGGCCGCGACACTGCAGCGCAGCGAGAGCGATCTGGGTGCGCTGCTGATCCGCGACGAGACCGACGAGCGTCCGTACGTCGCGGCGGGCGCACCGTGGTTCATGACGCTGTTCGGCCGCGACAGTCTGTTGACGGCGTGGATGTCGCTGCCGCTGGACGTCGGGCTCTCGGTGGGCACGCTGCAGCGCCTGGCCGACTCGCAGGGGCGCCGCGTGGATCCGCTGACCGAGGAGCAGCCGGGGCGGATCATGCACGAGATCCGCCGCGGCCCGGCGAGCACCGACGTGCTGGGCGGCTCGGTCTACTACGGGTCGGCCGATTCGACGCCATTGTTCGTGATGCTGCTGGCCGAATGCTGGCGGTGGGGCGCCGACGAGGGCGCGGTACGGGCACTGCTGCCCGCGGCCGACGCCGCGTTGAGTTGGGCGGCCCGCTACGGCGACCGCGACGACGACGGGTTCATCGAGTACAAGCGCGCGACCGACCGCGGCCTGCTCAACCAGGGCTGGAAGGACAGCTTCGACGCGATCACCGACGCGGCGGGCCACCGCGCCGACGCGCCGATCGCGCTGTGCGAGGTGCAGGCCTACCAGTACGCGGCACTGCGGGCCCGGGCGGAGTTGGCCGACGCGTTCGGCGAACCCGCGACCGCCAAGCGCATGCGCGACCGGGCCGCGACGCTGAAGAAGCGCTTCGCCGAGAAGTTCTGGTTGCCCGACCGCGGCTACTACGCGCTCGCCCTGGACGGCGACAAGCGCCCGGTCGACTCGTTGACCAGCAATGTCGGGCACTGCCTGTGGGCGGGTATCGCGACCGACGAACACGCCGCGCGGATCGTCGAGAAGCTGGGCACCTCCGAGATGGACTCGGGCTTCGGGCTGCGCACGCTGGCCGCCGACATGGGCGCCTACAACCCGATGAGCTATCACAACGGCTCGGTGTGGCCGCACGACACGGCCATCGCGGTCGCGGGGCTGCTGCGCTACCGCCACGTGCCGGGTGCCGTCGAACTCGCCGAACGGCTCGCGCTCGGCCTGCTCGACGCGGCCGACGCGTTCGGCGGCCGGCTGCCCGAGCTGTTCTGCGGGTTCCACCGGTCGCAGTTCGCCTCGCCGGTGCCGTACCCGACGTCGTGTTCGCCGCAGGCATGGGCCAGCGCGGCGCCGCTGCTGCTGGTGCGCGCCTTCCTCGGTCTCGAGCCCGACGTCCCGCACCGCAAGCTCACCGTGCGCCCGCACCTGCCCGCCGCCTGGGGTCGCGTGGCGTTGACCGATCTGCGGCTCGGCTCGGCCACGGTGGCGGTCGAGGCGGAGGGGACGGTGGCAAAGGTCACGGGCCTGCCCGGCGACTGGCAGCTGAGCACCGCCGAGAGCTGA
- a CDS encoding serine hydrolase: MRRSVFARAVGSALVVGLAVSGCAGGDDTADAQRSAQPSQTFADEPPPLVPAMALPENAVENAVAKLDGIAEDLMRSSGIPGMAVAVVHGGKTVYAKGFGVRDVRNGDVESNRVDPDTVFQLASLSKPIAATVVAHQVGTGAIGWDTPVVEHLPWFALSDPVTTRMVTVGDLFAHRSGLPDHAGDQLEDLGYDRRYILEHLRALPLDPFRISYAYTNFGLTAAAEAVAAAAGRSWEDLARDVLYRPLGMNSTSSRFADYEATQNRAVGHIRVDGRYEPQYVRNADAQTPAGGVSASVDDMTRWLAMVLGDGVFEGERIVEESTLLPAITPQVVSDRASQPAMRSGFYGYGFNVGTTSAARTQLSHSGAFELGAATNFVILPSADVGIVALTNGTPAGIPETLTAEFADLVQFGEVRQDWRKLYADAFASMDGPEGELVGKKPPAVPAPARPLPDYVGVYRNDYWGPATVTEQDGALQLALGPKFKARLTHWDGDVFTFRFVSENAPPGTISKATFAGDKLTLEYFDEDGTGTFTR, encoded by the coding sequence ATGCGCAGGTCGGTGTTCGCCAGAGCCGTGGGTTCGGCGTTGGTCGTGGGTCTCGCAGTGAGCGGCTGCGCCGGCGGCGACGACACCGCCGACGCGCAGCGCTCCGCGCAACCGTCGCAGACGTTTGCCGACGAGCCGCCACCCCTCGTCCCGGCGATGGCGCTGCCCGAGAACGCGGTCGAGAACGCCGTGGCCAAACTCGACGGCATCGCCGAGGATCTCATGCGCAGCTCGGGGATCCCCGGCATGGCCGTGGCGGTGGTGCACGGCGGGAAGACCGTGTACGCCAAGGGATTCGGTGTACGTGACGTGCGCAACGGCGATGTCGAGTCCAACCGCGTCGACCCCGATACGGTGTTCCAGCTCGCGTCGCTGTCCAAGCCCATCGCGGCCACCGTCGTCGCACATCAGGTCGGCACCGGCGCGATCGGCTGGGACACCCCGGTGGTCGAGCATCTGCCGTGGTTCGCGCTCTCGGACCCGGTGACCACCAGGATGGTCACGGTCGGCGACCTGTTCGCGCACCGCTCGGGTCTGCCCGATCACGCGGGCGATCAGCTGGAGGACCTGGGCTACGACCGGCGCTACATCCTCGAGCACCTGCGGGCGCTGCCGCTGGATCCGTTCCGGATCTCCTACGCGTACACCAACTTCGGGCTCACCGCGGCTGCCGAGGCCGTGGCTGCCGCCGCGGGCCGCAGCTGGGAGGACCTCGCGCGCGACGTGCTCTACCGCCCGCTCGGAATGAACTCGACCAGTTCGCGTTTCGCCGACTACGAGGCCACGCAGAACCGCGCCGTGGGACACATCCGCGTCGACGGCCGTTACGAACCGCAGTATGTGCGCAACGCCGACGCGCAGACACCCGCCGGGGGTGTGAGCGCGTCGGTCGACGACATGACCCGCTGGCTCGCGATGGTGTTGGGCGACGGCGTGTTCGAGGGCGAGCGCATCGTCGAGGAGTCCACGCTGTTGCCCGCGATCACACCGCAGGTGGTGTCGGACCGTGCGTCACAGCCGGCGATGCGTTCGGGCTTCTACGGCTACGGCTTCAACGTCGGCACCACGTCGGCCGCGCGTACGCAGCTGAGCCACTCGGGCGCCTTCGAACTCGGCGCGGCCACCAACTTCGTGATCCTGCCGTCGGCCGACGTCGGGATCGTCGCGCTCACCAACGGGACACCCGCGGGCATCCCGGAGACCCTCACCGCGGAGTTCGCCGACCTCGTGCAGTTCGGCGAGGTCAGACAGGACTGGCGCAAGCTCTACGCCGACGCGTTCGCGTCGATGGACGGTCCCGAGGGCGAACTGGTGGGCAAGAAACCGCCGGCCGTGCCGGCCCCGGCCAGACCGCTTCCGGACTATGTGGGCGTGTACCGCAACGACTACTGGGGCCCGGCGACGGTCACCGAGCAGGACGGTGCGCTGCAACTCGCGCTCGGCCCGAAGTTCAAGGCTCGGCTCACGCACTGGGACGGCGATGTGTTCACGTTCCGTTTCGTCAGCGAGAACGCGCCGCCTGGCACCATTTCCAAGGCGACCTTCGCCGGTGACAAGCTGACACTGGAGTACTTCGACGAGGACGGGACGGGGACGTTCACCAGATGA
- a CDS encoding MBL fold metallo-hydrolase, which translates to MLRAALRLTTRSAGLLAGGWLLGALRGTYASVGAQPRDIKPVATRSPQFDGKVFVNIEPASPGINLDREERRRLFAEMFGSKGASWPPGEIPLAEPTEAETAEAKPCAVSWYGHSSALIEVDGYRVLTDPIWSDRCSPSRVVGPRRLHAPPVPLEALPAVDAVVISHDHYDHLDIDTVRGLARTQRAPFLVPLGIGAHLRKWGIPEARIVELDWNESHRIGDLTIVCTPARHFSGRFLQRNTTLWASWVVIGPGHRAFFGGDTGYTKSFSEIGSEHGPFDLTLLPVGAYNPGWPDIHMNPEESVRAHLDMTESGLLVPIHWATFRLAPHPWAEPVRRLLAAADPAGVQVAVPKPGQRVDGGSPVLDPWWQL; encoded by the coding sequence GTGTTGCGCGCGGCGCTGCGGTTGACGACGCGTTCGGCCGGCCTGCTGGCCGGCGGCTGGCTCTTGGGGGCGCTGCGCGGTACGTACGCGTCGGTGGGCGCCCAGCCCCGCGACATCAAGCCGGTGGCGACGCGGTCGCCGCAGTTCGACGGCAAGGTCTTCGTCAACATCGAGCCCGCGTCGCCCGGTATCAACCTGGACCGCGAAGAGCGGCGCCGGCTGTTCGCCGAGATGTTCGGCTCGAAGGGCGCGAGCTGGCCGCCGGGGGAGATCCCGCTCGCCGAACCCACCGAGGCAGAGACCGCCGAGGCCAAGCCGTGCGCGGTGTCCTGGTACGGCCATTCCTCGGCCCTGATCGAGGTCGACGGCTACCGCGTGCTCACCGATCCGATCTGGAGTGACCGCTGCTCGCCGTCGCGCGTGGTCGGTCCGCGCCGCCTGCACGCGCCGCCGGTGCCGTTGGAGGCGCTGCCCGCGGTCGACGCGGTCGTGATCAGCCACGACCACTACGACCATCTCGACATCGACACCGTCCGGGGCCTGGCACGCACGCAGCGTGCGCCGTTCCTCGTGCCGCTGGGTATCGGTGCGCATCTGCGCAAGTGGGGCATCCCGGAGGCCCGCATCGTCGAACTCGACTGGAACGAGAGTCACCGCATCGGCGATCTGACCATCGTGTGCACACCCGCGCGGCACTTCTCCGGGCGGTTCCTGCAGCGCAACACGACGCTGTGGGCGTCGTGGGTGGTGATCGGGCCCGGCCACCGCGCGTTCTTCGGCGGCGATACCGGCTACACCAAGAGCTTCTCCGAAATCGGTTCCGAGCACGGGCCTTTCGACCTGACGCTGCTGCCGGTCGGTGCCTACAACCCCGGGTGGCCCGACATCCACATGAACCCCGAGGAGTCGGTGCGGGCGCACCTGGACATGACCGAGTCCGGGTTGCTGGTGCCCATCCACTGGGCGACGTTCCGGTTGGCGCCGCACCCGTGGGCCGAGCCGGTACGACGGTTGCTCGCCGCGGCCGATCCGGCCGGGGTGCAGGTCGCGGTGCCCAAACCAGGGCAGCGTGTCGACGGCGGCTCGCCGGTGCTCGACCCGTGGTGGCAGTTGTAA
- a CDS encoding enoyl-CoA hydratase, whose protein sequence is MIGVTRDGNVLTLELQRPERRNALNCELVDSLREAVENAASEDIRAIVLTGQGSVFSAGADLSGDAFAAELPDKATALNLAIDKAPVPVIGAINGPAIGAGVILAMICDLRVVVPEAYFQFPVAKYGLALDNWSIRRLTSLVGYGRARGMLLAAEKLDAETALQTGMANRIGTLADAQKWAAEIAGFAPLALQHAKRVLNDDGAYEEPWPAHKELFDRAWKSPDVIEAQVARIEKRPPRFTGA, encoded by the coding sequence ATGATTGGTGTCACCCGAGACGGCAATGTCCTGACCCTGGAGCTCCAACGTCCCGAGCGGCGCAACGCGCTGAACTGCGAACTCGTCGACAGCCTGCGTGAGGCGGTCGAGAACGCCGCGTCCGAGGACATCCGCGCGATCGTGCTCACCGGCCAGGGGTCGGTGTTCAGCGCGGGCGCCGACCTGTCCGGTGACGCGTTCGCCGCCGAACTGCCCGACAAGGCGACGGCGCTGAACCTCGCGATCGACAAGGCCCCGGTGCCGGTGATCGGCGCGATCAACGGGCCCGCGATCGGCGCGGGCGTGATCCTCGCGATGATCTGCGATCTGCGGGTCGTGGTGCCGGAGGCGTACTTCCAGTTTCCGGTCGCGAAATACGGGCTGGCGCTGGACAACTGGAGCATCCGCCGGTTGACGTCGCTGGTGGGTTACGGCCGCGCGCGGGGCATGCTGTTGGCCGCGGAGAAGCTCGACGCCGAGACCGCGCTGCAGACGGGCATGGCCAACCGCATCGGCACCCTGGCCGACGCGCAGAAGTGGGCGGCCGAGATCGCGGGGTTCGCACCGCTGGCACTGCAGCACGCCAAGCGTGTCCTCAATGACGACGGCGCCTACGAAGAGCCGTGGCCCGCGCACAAGGAGTTGTTCGACCGGGCCTGGAAGTCACCTGACGTGATCGAGGCCCAGGTGGCGCGCATCGAGAAGCGTCCGCCCAGGTTCACCGGGGCCTGA
- a CDS encoding antitoxin has product MGFLDKAKDLLSQNADKVDTVIDKAGDMIDEKTQGKYAQHVDKAQDAAKNAIRKDDPQEPQQ; this is encoded by the coding sequence ATGGGATTCCTGGACAAGGCCAAAGACCTCTTGTCGCAGAACGCCGACAAGGTGGACACCGTCATTGACAAGGCCGGCGACATGATCGACGAGAAGACGCAGGGCAAGTACGCCCAGCACGTCGACAAGGCGCAGGACGCCGCGAAGAACGCCATCCGCAAAGACGACCCTCAAGAACCACAGCAGTAA
- a CDS encoding cation-translocating P-type ATPase has protein sequence MTTMAAAGLTDAEVAQRIAEGKTNDVPTRAARTVSEIVRANVFTRINAILGVLFVIVLSTGSVINGAFGLLIIANSAIGIIQEIRAKQTLDKLAIVGQAKPTVRRQSGTRAVLPSEVVLDDIIELGPGDQIVVDGEVVEETNLEVDESLLTGEADPIAKDAGDPVMSGSFVVAGSGAYRATKVGREAYAAKLAEEASKFTLVKSELRNGINKILQFITYLLVPAGLLTIYTQLFTTDAGWREAVLRMVGALVPMVPEGLVLMTSIAFAVGVVRLGRRQCLVNELPAIEGLARVDVVCADKTGTLTENGMRVSDLKSLTEGHVADVLAQLASDDARPNASMAAIAEAYQTPPGWSATATAPFKSATKWSGTSYGEHGNWVIGAPDVLLDPASPVAEEAERIGAQGLRVLLLGSSDRSVDAPDAPGVVTPAALVVLEQRIRPDAGDTLDYFASQHVSVKVISGDNAVSVGAVAGKLGLHGETMDARRLPEQPEELAETLEECTTFGRVRPDQKRAMVHALQSRGHTVAMTGDGVNDVLALKDADIGVAMGSGSSASRAVAQIVLLDNKFATLPYVVGEGRRVIGNIERVSNLFLTKTVYSVLLAILVGIGGLSAEIFGTDPLLFPFQPIHVTIAAWFTIGIPAFILSLAPNNERAKTGFVRRVMTAALPSGLVVGTATFVSYLVAYQGREATPVEQTQASTAALITLLASSLWVLAVVARPYQWWRVLLVACSMLAYVLIFSIPLAQELFMLDPTNMKVTSVALGIGLAGAALIEVLWWVQGRVLGEERRVWR, from the coding sequence ATGACGACGATGGCTGCCGCCGGCCTCACCGATGCCGAGGTCGCACAGCGGATCGCCGAGGGCAAGACAAACGACGTCCCGACCCGCGCCGCGCGCACGGTGTCCGAGATCGTGCGTGCCAACGTGTTCACGCGCATCAACGCGATCCTCGGTGTGCTGTTCGTCATCGTGCTGTCGACCGGTTCGGTGATCAACGGCGCGTTCGGGTTGCTCATCATCGCCAACAGCGCGATCGGCATCATCCAGGAGATCCGCGCCAAGCAGACGCTGGACAAGCTCGCGATCGTGGGGCAGGCCAAGCCCACGGTGCGCAGGCAGTCGGGGACCAGGGCCGTGCTGCCCAGCGAGGTCGTGCTCGACGACATCATCGAGTTGGGTCCCGGCGATCAGATCGTGGTGGACGGCGAGGTGGTCGAGGAGACCAACCTCGAGGTCGACGAGTCGCTGCTCACCGGCGAGGCCGATCCCATCGCCAAGGACGCGGGCGATCCCGTCATGTCCGGCAGCTTCGTCGTCGCGGGCAGCGGTGCGTACCGCGCCACCAAGGTGGGCCGCGAGGCGTACGCGGCCAAGCTCGCCGAGGAGGCCTCCAAGTTCACGCTGGTGAAATCCGAACTGCGCAACGGCATCAACAAGATCCTGCAGTTCATCACCTACCTGCTGGTGCCCGCGGGCCTGCTGACCATCTACACGCAGTTGTTCACCACCGACGCCGGATGGCGCGAGGCCGTGCTGCGCATGGTCGGGGCGCTGGTGCCGATGGTGCCCGAGGGCCTGGTGCTCATGACGTCGATCGCGTTCGCGGTCGGCGTGGTGCGGCTCGGGCGGCGTCAGTGTCTGGTCAACGAGTTGCCCGCGATCGAGGGCCTCGCACGCGTCGACGTGGTGTGCGCGGACAAGACCGGCACGCTCACCGAGAACGGCATGCGTGTCAGCGATCTCAAGTCCCTCACCGAGGGCCACGTCGCTGATGTGCTGGCCCAGTTGGCGTCCGACGACGCACGGCCCAACGCGAGCATGGCCGCCATCGCCGAGGCCTACCAGACGCCGCCGGGGTGGTCCGCGACCGCGACCGCGCCGTTCAAGTCGGCCACCAAATGGAGCGGCACGTCCTACGGCGAGCACGGCAACTGGGTGATCGGTGCGCCCGACGTGCTGCTCGACCCCGCGTCCCCGGTGGCCGAGGAGGCCGAACGCATCGGCGCACAGGGTCTGCGGGTGCTGTTGCTGGGATCGTCGGACCGCAGTGTCGATGCGCCCGACGCGCCGGGTGTGGTCACCCCCGCAGCGCTGGTGGTGCTCGAGCAGCGGATCCGGCCCGACGCGGGGGACACGCTCGACTACTTCGCGTCGCAACACGTCTCGGTCAAGGTCATCTCGGGTGACAACGCGGTGTCGGTGGGCGCGGTGGCCGGCAAACTCGGCCTGCACGGCGAGACCATGGACGCCAGGCGTCTGCCCGAACAGCCCGAGGAACTCGCCGAGACGCTGGAGGAGTGCACCACATTCGGGCGGGTGCGCCCCGATCAGAAGCGTGCCATGGTGCATGCCCTGCAGTCGCGCGGGCACACGGTCGCGATGACCGGAGACGGCGTCAACGACGTGCTGGCCCTCAAGGACGCCGACATCGGCGTCGCGATGGGCTCGGGTAGTTCCGCGTCACGCGCGGTCGCGCAGATCGTGCTGCTGGACAACAAGTTCGCGACGCTGCCGTACGTGGTGGGCGAGGGCAGGCGCGTGATCGGCAACATCGAGCGGGTCTCCAACCTGTTCCTCACCAAGACCGTGTACTCGGTGCTTCTGGCGATCCTGGTCGGCATCGGCGGCCTGTCGGCCGAGATCTTCGGCACGGATCCGCTGTTGTTCCCGTTCCAGCCGATCCACGTCACCATCGCGGCGTGGTTCACCATCGGCATCCCGGCGTTCATCCTGTCGCTCGCGCCCAACAACGAGCGCGCCAAGACGGGGTTCGTGCGTCGCGTGATGACGGCGGCGCTGCCGTCGGGCCTGGTGGTCGGCACCGCGACGTTCGTGTCCTATCTCGTGGCGTACCAGGGCCGTGAGGCCACGCCCGTCGAGCAGACGCAGGCGTCCACCGCGGCGCTCATCACGTTGCTGGCGTCGTCGCTGTGGGTGCTCGCGGTGGTGGCCCGGCCGTATCAGTGGTGGCGCGTTTTGCTGGTCGCGTGCTCGATGCTGGCGTACGTCCTGATCTTCTCGATCCCGCTGGCGCAGGAACTGTTCATGCTGGATCCCACCAATATGAAGGTCACATCGGTGGCCCTCGGTATCGGGCTGGCCGGGGCCGCGCTGATCGAGGTGCTGTGGTGGGTGCAGGGGCGCGTGCTGGGCGAGGAACGGCGCGTGTGGAGATAG
- a CDS encoding acyl-CoA synthetase, producing MNLFGLLDQTAARHGDRGAVFCGERELYTWTQLRDRAARLGSTLTEPGTRVAVASENRPEIIEIMFGVWAAECVYVPINYKLHPREMADILADSGAALVFASPKIAPGLFEVTDVPVEVVGTDAYTQRFESEPVPAPLTDPAELAWLFYTSGTTGKSKGAMLSHRNLMAMTVAHLADFDAPDEFCSLVHGAPMSHGSGLYIPPYVLRGARQVIPESGAFEPDEFLDLCDHHPGCSAFLAPTMVQRLIQTGRPRPANLRTVVYGGGPMYVDSLKKALAAYGQIFVQLYGQGEAPMTITGLRRDDHLDADDATLGSVGYPRSGVQVAVLRADGTPADIGEIGEIVCRGDVVMSGYWNNPEATAATLKDGWLHTGDMGSFDARGHLTLRDRSKDVVISGGSNIYPREVEEVLLEHPGVVEAGVVGAPDAEWGEIVVAFVVTNGTPVDAAALDAHLLERIARFKRPKRYEFIDALPKNSYGKVLKRELRERVTG from the coding sequence GTGAACCTTTTCGGCCTGCTGGATCAGACCGCGGCACGCCACGGTGACCGGGGTGCGGTGTTCTGTGGTGAGCGTGAGCTGTACACGTGGACACAACTGCGTGACCGCGCGGCCCGTCTGGGTTCTACGCTCACCGAACCCGGCACACGCGTCGCGGTGGCGAGTGAGAACCGGCCCGAGATCATCGAGATCATGTTCGGGGTGTGGGCCGCCGAGTGTGTGTACGTGCCCATCAACTACAAGCTGCACCCGCGGGAGATGGCCGACATCCTCGCCGATTCCGGTGCGGCGCTGGTGTTCGCGTCACCGAAGATCGCACCCGGGCTTTTTGAGGTCACCGACGTTCCCGTCGAGGTCGTCGGCACCGACGCCTACACGCAGCGGTTCGAATCCGAGCCGGTGCCGGCGCCGCTGACCGATCCGGCCGAGCTCGCGTGGCTGTTCTACACGAGCGGCACCACCGGTAAGTCCAAGGGCGCCATGCTCTCCCACCGCAACCTCATGGCGATGACGGTGGCGCATCTGGCGGATTTCGACGCGCCCGACGAGTTCTGCAGCCTGGTGCACGGCGCGCCGATGTCCCACGGGTCGGGGCTGTACATCCCGCCGTACGTGCTACGCGGTGCGCGCCAGGTGATCCCGGAATCGGGCGCGTTCGAACCCGACGAGTTCCTGGACCTGTGCGATCACCATCCCGGTTGCAGCGCGTTCCTGGCACCGACCATGGTGCAGCGGCTCATCCAGACCGGACGGCCGAGGCCCGCGAATCTGCGGACCGTGGTCTACGGCGGCGGGCCGATGTACGTCGACAGCCTCAAGAAGGCGCTCGCGGCGTACGGGCAGATCTTCGTGCAGCTCTACGGGCAGGGCGAGGCGCCCATGACCATCACGGGCCTGCGCCGCGACGACCACCTCGATGCCGACGACGCGACGCTGGGCTCGGTGGGGTATCCCCGCTCGGGTGTCCAGGTTGCGGTGCTGCGCGCCGACGGCACGCCCGCCGACATCGGCGAGATCGGCGAGATCGTGTGCCGCGGTGACGTCGTCATGAGCGGTTACTGGAACAACCCGGAGGCCACCGCAGCCACGCTCAAGGACGGGTGGCTGCACACCGGCGACATGGGCTCGTTCGACGCGCGTGGCCACCTCACACTGCGCGACCGGTCCAAGGACGTCGTGATCAGCGGCGGCAGCAACATCTATCCCCGCGAGGTCGAGGAGGTCCTGCTCGAGCACCCCGGCGTGGTCGAGGCCGGCGTCGTCGGCGCGCCCGATGCCGAGTGGGGCGAGATCGTGGTGGCGTTCGTCGTCACCAACGGGACCCCGGTGGACGCGGCCGCACTCGACGCGCACCTGCTGGAACGCATCGCGCGGTTCAAGCGCCCCAAGCGGTACGAGTTCATCGATGCGCTGCCCAAGAACAGTTACGGCAAGGTGCTCAAGCGTGAACTCCGCGAGCGGGTTACAGGCTGA
- a CDS encoding type II toxin-antitoxin system Rv0910 family toxin has product MAKLSVSVEVPLPPEQAWEYASDLSRYHEWLSIHRAWRSKLPETLEKGTVIESIVEVKGMLNRVRWTLVHYKPPQALTLNGDGRGGVKVKLIGKIKPTDNGATVGFDLHLGGPALFGPIGMVVAAALKSDIQESLNRFKQLYAPSAT; this is encoded by the coding sequence ATGGCCAAACTTTCCGTCTCTGTCGAAGTTCCTTTGCCGCCGGAGCAGGCGTGGGAGTATGCCTCCGATCTGTCCCGGTACCACGAGTGGCTCAGCATTCACCGGGCCTGGCGCTCGAAGTTGCCCGAGACCCTGGAGAAGGGCACGGTGATCGAGTCGATCGTCGAGGTCAAGGGCATGCTCAACCGGGTCAGGTGGACGCTGGTCCACTACAAGCCCCCGCAGGCGCTCACACTCAACGGTGACGGCCGCGGTGGGGTCAAGGTCAAGCTGATCGGCAAGATCAAGCCCACCGACAACGGCGCGACGGTGGGCTTCGACCTGCACCTCGGCGGCCCGGCCCTGTTCGGGCCCATCGGCATGGTGGTGGCCGCGGCGCTCAAGAGCGACATCCAGGAGTCGCTCAACCGCTTCAAGCAGCTCTACGCCCCGTCCGCGACCTGA